The sequence GCGGGACACGGAGGCGGTCCTGGAGGGCGCGGCGAAGACCCTGGACCTGAGCCGGCCCGTCGCCCTCGTGATCTCCGACGTGCTGGGGCACATCGTGGACTGGGACGACGCCCTGTCCCTGGTGCGGCGGCTGGTGGCGCGGCTGCCCTCGGGCAGCTACCTCTCCCTGTCCCACTCCACCGCCTCGGACGAGGCCCACCGGGCGGTCCAGGACGAGTACAACAGCAGCGGGGCGATCCCGTACATCTTCCGCGAGCCGGAGACCACCATCGCGTTCTTCGACGGGCTGGAGATGGTGGAGCCGGGGATGGTGTCCTGGCCGAACTGGCGGCCAGACGCGAACACCGGCACCACCACCGCCCGGGCCGGGTGGGGAGCCGTGGCCCGCATTCCCTGACCGTTGCCGTGATCGCCGCGCCGCGCACCCGGACCGCAGGTGCGCGGCGCGCTCCGTCCGCCGAGGGGGTGCGGTATGAGCGCCACGCACACGAGGGGACCCGATGCCGCGGGCCCGGGGGACCGGCGCGTGCCGCCGGAAGCGGTGGCGGGCCGGCTGCTGCGGGCCGCGACGCGGTCCGGTGCGCAGCTGGTCAGCGAGGCCGCCGTGCTCGTCCAGGGGGCGGCGGTGCTGGCCGACCCGATAGCCGGGGCCGTCTACAGCACGCCCGCCGCCGCGGCAGCCGACGGCGTCCACGCCGCGGCCCATCCGCAGGACCACCCGCACCATGTGCAGCGCCCGGCGGCCGGAGCCGTCCTCGTCCTGCGTCCGGCACCCACCGTGCCCGCCGAACACGTCGGGCTCGTCGCCACCACCACGGCGGCCCTCCTGGAGGTGCGCGGACAGCGCGCCGCCGAACTGCGCGCCGAGCAGATGCGGCTGCACACCACCCTGCTGCGGCTGCTCCTGGCCGGCCACACCACCTCCGTCACGAACACCGTGAGCGCCGGCGGGCTCACGCATGTCACGGTCTACCGGCTCACCGGCCCCGACGTCCCCACCGCCCACCAGGTCCTGTGGCGGGCCGCCCGCCCGTCCCTGGCCGGGCACGGCGGGTCCTGCGCCCTCATCGGTGAGGTGGACGGCGAACTCCTGGTCGCCGAACTCCACCACGGCAGCGACGACGGGCGGATTCTGCGCCTGGTCTCCCGGGTGAGCGAACGTCACGGCCTTCTCGCGGGCCTGGCCGGACCGGTGCCCCTGGCCGAGATGCCCACCGCCCACGCCGACGCGGCGGCGGCCCGGCACAGTGCCACCCCCGCCCACCGCATCGTTCCCGCCGACGCCGTCGGCACCCCGCAGCTCGCCCGCCTGCTGCCCCCGGGCCCGTACACCGCTTGGGCACGGTCCGTGCTGAGCCCGCTGACCGGGGAACACCGGCACCTGCTCCTGGTCCGGCTCCGCACCGGCAGCGCCCCCCGTGCCGCCGCCGCGCTCGGGCTCTCGCCCGGCACCGTCCGCACCCGGCTCCGCGGCCTTGCCGCCCTCCTCGGCGCGGACCTCGACGACATCACCGTGCAGGCCCATCTGCTGCTCGCGCTCCGCGCGCCCACGCGGGGCGACGGCCAGGACGAGGCCAACTGCCGGGCGGGGAGTGACGGGGAGGCGGGGAGCAAGGGCGAGGCCCGGAGCAACGGCCAGGAGTGGAGCACCTGCGAGGCACGGAGCAACGGCCAAGGGCATGGCCGGCCCCGGCTGGAGACGCTGCCCGGCGGGATCCTCGACACCCACGTCGCCCGCGCCTGGGCCGTCGGCCTGGTCGGGGGGCTCGAACCCCACCTGCGGATCGCGCTCGCCTGCTGGCTGCGCCACCACGCCAGGACCGCTCCCGCCGCGACCGAGCTGCACGTCCACCGCACCACCCTGACGAGCTGGCTCACCCGGTGCGCCGAGCGCCTCGGGCAGAACCTCACCGATGCCACGGTCCGGGCGGAGCTGCACCTCGCCCTGGAGGCCACCGCGAAGGCCGGGGACGACCCGAGGGCTCTTCCCCGGCGGGGCGGCCGCACCTACCGCCGTATCTGAGCACCCGCACTCCGCGCCGCCACGGGCGGGTTCAGGGCGGGCCGGCCCCGTCGCTGTCCGCCCCCGGGGCGAATCATGGCCGGAATCGGCACCTTGACCCGCTCATGACATGGCTCCATTCTGTGCCCGTCGCACAGCTCCACCCCCCACCCCGACGGAGTCAGGAGACTGCCAGCATGCGACTCGTCAACGCACGGAATCCCCGGCCGAGAACCCGGCCGGCGAAGGCCAGGACGAAGGCCGGCCGGAACGCCGCCATCGCCGTCCTGCTCGCCCTCGGCCTCGCCGCCCCGGCGACCGCCGTAGCCACCGCCGAGACCTCCGCCCCGAACGCGGCCGTCGCCGCGGACGAGCGGACGCTCCAGTACGAGATCACCGGGCGCACCACCCCCGCCGCCCGCACCGAGATCGCCCGCGCGGGCGTCTCGATCGACGAGGTGCACGACCACGGCATCGTGATCACCGCGGACGCCGCCCAGGCCAGGAAGCTGCGGGCCAAGGGCCATGTCCTGGAGGCGCTGCCCGCACCCGAGGCCCACGGCCACGGGTCCGACGGCGTCGGCGCACTCGACTTCCCGCCGGCCGACTCCCGGTACCACAACTACGCCGAGATGACCGCGGCCATCGACGCCCGTATCGCCGCCAACCCCTCGATCATGAGTAAGCGCGTCATCGGCAAGACCTACCAGGGCCGGGACATCGTCGCGATCAAGGTCAGCGACAACGTGGGCACCGACGAGGCCGAGCCCGAGGTCCTGTTCACGGCCCACCAGCACGCCCGCGAGCACCTGACCGTCGAGATGGCGCTCTACCTGCTCCGCGAGTTGGCCACGGGCTACGGCACGGACTCCCGGATCACCCAGGCGGTCAACGGCCGGGAGCTGTGGATCATCCCGGACATGAACCCGGACGGCGGCGAGTACGACATCGCCACCGGCTCGTACCGCAGCTGGCGCAAGAACCGCCAGCCCAACTCCGGCTCCACCGCCGTGGGCACCGACCTCAACCGCAACTGGGCCTTCAAGTGGGGCTGCTGCGGCGGCTCCTCCTCCAGCCCGTCCTCGGAGACGTACCGGGGTACGGGCCCCGAGTCCGCGCCCGAGACGAAGGTCGTGGCGGACTTCGTCCGCAGCCGGGTGGTCGGCGGGAAGCAGCAGATCACGGCGGCCATCGACTTCCACACGTACAGCGAGCTGGTGCTCTGGCCGTTCGGCTACACGTACAACGACACGGCCCCCGGCATGACGGCCGACGACCGCAACGCGTTCGCCGCGGTGGGCCGCAAGATGGCGGCGAGCAACGGGTACACCGCCGAGCAGTCCAGCGACCTGTACATCACGGACGGGTCGATCGACGACTGGCTGTGGGGCTCGCAGAAGATCTTCGGCTACACCTTCGAGATGTACCCGCGCTCGTCCTCGGGCGGCGGCTTCTACCCGCCGGACGAGGTCATCGAACGCGAGACCTCCCGCAACCGGGACGCGGTGCTGCAACTGATCGAGAACGCGGACTGCATGTACCGGTCGATCGGCAAGGAGGCGCAGTACTGCTAGCGGTGCGGCTGCCGGCGGTGCGCTGAACCCTGCTCCGGTGCGGAACCCCGCACGGTCCCGCACCGGAGTTCAGGCCACGTCGTGAACGCTGTGTTCGCCGAGATCCGGGGCGTGCCGGGCGACCGTGCGGTAGCCGAGGTCGTCATGGAGAACCGTCAGGCCGTGATGGGCCGCCGTGGCGGCGATGATGAGGTCCACGGCGGAGGCGCTGCGATGCTGTCCGGCGCGCGCCATGCGGTGCTGGACGGAGGTGATCCAGCGTCCGGCGCTCTTCGGTACGGAGACGTCCGGGTAGAGGTCGGTGAACATCTCCGCGATCTCGTCGTACTCGCCCGCGTTCCGGGCGCCGTACAGGAACTCCGCCCGCTGCGGGCAGCAGGAGGCGACCGTTCCGGCCTCGATCGCATCCGACCACGCCGATTGCAGGGCGGTGTCGGAGAGCAGCCGTACGAGGCCCGAGGCGTCGAGCAGGTAGATCACCGACCGTCCTTCTCCGCCCGGTGCCGCCGCTCGGCGTCCTCGACCGCACCCCGGTCGCGCGCACGCTCGAAGTGGCGGCTGATCCGCGCCGCGCGCTCCTGCTGCTCCGCGTAGAAGCGGAGAGCGAGGTTGACGGTCTCCTTTTTCGTCCGGGCCTTGGAGAGGGCCATCGCCCGCTCCAAGGCTTCATCGTCTATGTCGATCTGGGTCACCGACATTCTTCTCGCGAGCTGCTTACGGCTGCGCGGGCCGCACGGTGGCGGGTGTGGCGGAAGGTGTACGGGCCTGGTCTCCGCCGTCGTCCCGGCGGTCGTCCGCCCGGGGGGTGAGGATCTTCCGGTCGGGCCACGCCAGGGTGAGGGAGCCGAGGTCGGTGGTGACGTCGATGCGGACCGGCTCGTGGGGGAGTGCGGGCCTCAGCTGGACCTGGACGACCCTCGCGTCGTCCCCGTACACCCCTGCGGCGGCTTCGCGGGCCCACCGGTCCTGGGCCGCGCTGACGCCGAGCCCTTCGGAGGGGCCCTCGATCGGCGTGAGGGCGCTGAACAGGGCGAGCATGACGAGGGTGCCCGCCGCTGCCGGGCCGCCGCCCCGGATCAGGTCGCGTCGCGTCAGCGGTGAGTTCTTGCGCGCGAGTCCGGCGGTCAGCAGGCCGGCGGCCCAGCCCAGCGCCGCACCGGCGCAGTTGAGGGTGAGGTCGGAGTACGTACACGTCCTGCCCAGCGGGAAGGCCGCCTGGGCCCACTCGACCCCGGGTACGGCGAGGCAGATGACGGCCAGTGAGGCCAGCGGGCGGCGTGTGGCCCGTACGAGGAAGAAGCAGGCCGGGGCGAACAGCAGCGCGTTCAGTACGCCGGGCGTGGTGCGCAGGGCCTCACCCGGTGAAGTCCCTGTGACGCAGGCCATGTTCGTGGCGGCACCACCGGCACCGCCTGGGGCCAGCGTCACGGCGAACGCCCCGGCGAAGAACACCGCCGCCGCCACGCCGGGCAGGACGGCCGCCTGCCTCGCCCGTGCGATCACAACGGCGGGTACGGCGAGCAGAACCGCGAGGAGCAGGAAGAGGGGCACGACGCCTTGGAGTGCCCCTACGGATGCGCTGATCATCGATCTTCATTCTCGGAGGGCGGTGTTGCGGCGGCGCCGACGGCGACTCCAACAGGGGCGACCTTAAACGATCTTGAAAGCGGTGTGCCAGGGGAATCCTGTGTCGTCCGCCTTCCTGACCCGGGACCGCTTCCGGCCTTAAGGTGCCGTTATGTGCGGAATCGTGGGTTATGTCGGTGGGCAGTCGGCGCAGGACGTCGTCGTCGCAGGACTCAAGCGCCTCGAATACCGGGGCTACGACTCGGCGGGTGTCGCCGTGCTCGCGGACGGCGGGCTCGCCGCCGCGAAGAAGGCGGGGAAGCTCGTCAATCTGGAGAAGGAGCTGGGGGACCGGCCGCTGCCGGCCGGGCGGACCGGGATCGGGCATACGCGGTGGGCCACGCACGGGGCGCCCAACGATGTGAACGCCCACCCCCACCTGGACAACGCGGGCCGGGTCGCCGTCGTCCACAACGGGATCATCGAGAACTTCGCGGCCCTGCGGCGCGAGCTGACCGGGCGCGGGCACGCCCTGGAGTCGGAGACGGACACCGAGGTCGTCGCGCATCTGCTGGCCGAGGCGTTCTCGGCGGGCGGGGACCTCGCGGACGCCATGCGGCAGGTGTGCCGGCGGCTGGAGGGGGCCTTCACCCTGGTCGCCGTGCACGCGGACCAGCCGGACGTGGTGGTCGGCGCCCGGCGCAACTCGCCGCTCGTCGTGGGGGTGGGGGCCGACGAGTGGTTCCTCGCCTCCGACGTCGCCGCCTTCATCGCGCACACCCGGTCCGCCATCGAACTGGGCCAGGACCAGGTCGTCGAGTTGAGCCGCGAGGGCGTCACCGTCACCGGGTTCGACGGGGCCCTCGCCGAGGTGCGCGAGTACCACGTCGACTGGGACGCCTCCGCCGCCGAGAAGGGCGGCTACGCCTCCTTCATGCTCAAGGAGATCGCCGACCAGCCCCAGGCCGTCGCCGACACCCTCCTCGGCCGGATCGACGGCGAGGGATCGCTGAGCCTGGACGAGGTGCGCATCCCCGACGCCGAACTCCGCGAGGTCGACAAGGTCGTCATCGTCGCCTGCGGGACCGCCTTCCACGCCGGGATGATCGCCAAGTACGCCATCGAACACTGGACCCGGCTGCCCTGCGAGACCGAGCTGGCCAGCGAGTTCCGCTACCGCGACCCGATCCTCGACCAGCGCACCCTCGTCGTCGCCATCTCCCAGTCCGGCGAGACCATGGACACCCTGATGGCGCTGCGCCACGCCCGCGAGCAGGGCGCGAAGGTGCTCGCCATCTGCAATACGAACGGCTCCACGATCCCGCGCGAATCCGACGCCGTCCTCTACACCCACGCCGGGCCCGAGGTCGCCGTCGCCTCCACCAAGGCCTTCCTCACCCAGCTCGTCGCCTGTTACCTCGTGGCCCTGTATCTGGGCCAGTTGCGGGGCACCAAGTGGGGCGACGAGATCCGTACGGTGGTGCGCCAGCTCTCCGCGATCTCCGGCGAGGTCGAACGCGTACTGGAGACCATGGAGCCCGTCCGCGAGCTGGCCCGCTCCCTCGCCCACCACGACACGGTGCTCTTCCTCGGGCGCCACGTCGGCTACCCGGTCGCCCTCGAAGGCGCGCTCAAGCTCAAGGAGCTCGCCTACATGCACGCGGAGGGGTTCGCGGCCGGGGAGCTGAAGCACGGGCCGATCGCGCTCATCGAGGAGGGCCTCCCGGTCGTCGTCATCGTGCCCTCACCGCGCGGGCGTTCCGTCCTCCACGACAAGATCGTCTCCAACATCCAGGAGATCCGGGCCCGGGGCGCCCGCACCATCGTCGTCGCCGAGGAGGGCGACGAGGCCGTCGTCCCGTACGCCGACCACCTCATCACCGTCCCCGCAACGCCTACGCTGCTTCAGCCGCTGGTCGCCACCGTGCCGCTCCAGGTCTTCGCCTGCGAGCTGGCGACGGCCCGCGGCAACGAAGTGGACCAGCCGCGCAATCTGGCGAAGTCCGTGACCGTGGAGTGAGCCGGGGCGCGCGCCCCGCGTGATGGGGATGGCGAGGGTGGGTTCGTGATCATTGGGGTCGGGATCGATGTGGCCGAGATCGAGCGGTTCGGCGCCGCGCTGGAGCGTACGCCCCAGTTGGCCGACCGGCTCTTCGTCGCGAGCGAGTTGACGCTGCCCAGCGGCGAGCGGCGCGGCATCGCCTCGCTCGCCGCCCGGTTCGCCGCGAAGGAGGCCCTGGCCAAGGCCCTCGGGGCGCCGGGCGGGCTGCTCTGGAGCGACGCGGAGGTCTGGGTCGAGGAGAGCGGACAGCCCCGGCTCCGGGTACGCGGCACGGTGGCCGCCCGCGCGGCCGAGCTGGGGGTGCGCGGCTGGCACGTCTCGCTCAGCCATGACGCGGGGGTGGCGTCGGCGGTGGTGATCGCGGAGGGGTGAGAGCGCCGGGGCGCGCCTGGATGCGTGACGCCCGGGGCGAGGGCCCGAGCCGCCCGGGCGGGGCGCGTCGCTCTCCGGGCCCTGCCCGGGGGCGTCAGCCGCGTGGTCGCGAAGGGTGACGGCTCTCCGGAGCGGCGGGAGTTCGGGAGTGGCGTCGGCCGTGGTGGTCGCGGAGTGGTGGGCGCCGCTCGCCGCCTCGGGGGAGCTGCCTCCGGGCCCTGCCTGGGGGCGTCAGCCGCGTGGTCGCGAAGGGTGACGGCTCTCCGGAGCGGCGGGAGTTCGGGGCTGGCGTCGGCCGTGGTGGTCGCGGAGTGGTGGGCGCCGCTTGCCGCCACGGGCGCACCGAACCCGGACCTGCGGGGGTGGCGTTCGTCCCCGTGATCGCGGAGGGTGGGCGGTATGCGACGTGCCTACAGCGTGGAGACCGTACGGGCCGCAGAGGCCGCCCTCATGAAGCGGGTGCCCGAAGGCGCCCTGATGCAGCGCGCCGCCGCCGGGCTCGCCGCCGCCTGCGGGGAGCTGCTGCGGCGCAACGGCCGGGTGTACGGGGCCCGGGTCCTGCTCCTGGTCGGCGGCGGCGACAACGGGGGCGATGCCCTGTACGCGGGCGCACGCCTCGCCCGCCGGGGCGCCGGGGTGCGCGCCCTCCTCGTCTCGCCCGACCGGGCGCACGCGGGCGGTCTCGCCGCGTTCCTGGCCGCCGGGGGACAGGTCCTCGACGGACCCGACGAGGTCGCCGGGCCCCTCGACCTCGTCGTCGACGGCATCACCGGGATCGGCGGGCGCGGCGGGCTACGCGAGGACGCCGTCGCCCTGCTGCGGGCGGTGACCCGGGACCGGGACCGTACCCCCGTCATCGCCGTCGACCTGCCCAGCGGCGTCGAGGCCGACAGCGGGGAGGTGCACGGCGAGGCCGTCCGCGCCGACGCGACGGTCACCTTCGGTACGTACAAGCCGGGCCTCCTCATCGACCCGGCCGCCGAACACGCGGGCGCCCTGCGGCTGGTGGACATCGGGCTCGGGCCCGAGCTGCCGGAGCCGGCGGACCTGGAGGCGCTCCAGTACGCGGACGTCGCGGCCCTGTTGCCGGTGCCGGGGGCCGAGAGCGACAAGTACAGCCGGGGGGTCGTCGGCGTCGTCGCCGGGTCCGAGCGCTACCCGGGCGCGGCCGTCCTCGCGGTCTCGGGCGCCCTGCACGGCGGGGCCGGGGCCGTACGGTACGTCGGGCCCGGCGCGGACGCGGTGATCGCCCGCTTCCCGGAGACGCTGGTGCACGCCGGGCCGCCGTCGAAGGCCGGACGCGTGCAGGCCTGGGTGATCGGGCCCGGCCTCGGGGACGGCCGGTGGGCGGAGGAGGCCGCCGCCGACGTGCTCGGCGCCGACGTCCCCGTACTGGTCGACGCCGACGGCCTGCGGCTGCTGGAACCCGAGACCGTACGGACCCGGACCGCCCCCACCGTCCTGACCCCGCACGCCGGGGAGGCCGCAGCCCTGCTCGGCGTGGCGCGCGAGGAGGTGGAGGCCGGGCGGCTCGCCGCCGTACGGGAGCTGGCCGCCCGCTACCGTGCCACCGTGCTCCTCAAGGGGTCCACGACCCTGGTCGCGGAGGCCCGGGACACCCCCGTACGGGTCAACCCGACCGGGACCGGCTGGCTCGCCACGGCGGGCAGCGGCGATGTGCTCTCCGGGCTGACCGGTTCCCTGCTCGCGGCCGGGCTCGCCCCGCGCGACGCCGCGTCCGTCGGCGCCTATCTGCACGGACTCGCCGCCCGCCACGGCTCCGACGGGGCCCCGGTCTCCGCACAGGACGTCGCGAACGGCATCCCGGCGGCCTGGCGCGACGTGCGGGCGGGGTGAGGCGGGGCGGGGACGGGACCCGGGACACGAAGGGCGGCCGCAGCGTGCGACGTACGCGGTCGGCGGCGGCGCGCGACTCGCGGGCGCGGCCACCCCGGGCCATCGTGGAAGCCCCGGCAGAAGGGCGGTGGTCCAGGCTGTGAGCGGCGAACCCGTACGCGTACGCAGGGTCTACGACCCGCCCGAGGACGGCGACGGCACCCGCGTCCTGGTCGACCGGCTCTGGCCGCGCGGTGTCTCCGAGGAGCGCGCCGCGATCGACGTCTGGCTGAAGGACGTCACCCCCTCGGACGAGCTGCGCTCCTGGTACCACCAGGACCGCTCCGGCGCCCGCCACGACACCTTCGCCGCCCGCTACCGCACCGAACTGGACGACCCCGCCCACACCGAGGCCGTCGACCGGCTGGCGGGAATCGTGCGCGCGGGCGGGCCCGTCACGCTGATCACCGCCGTCAAGGACGTCGCCGACAGCCACGTCCCCGTCCTGGTCGACCACCTCGCGCATGTGATGAAACGTACATAGGTGTGGATACCGGCGTGCACTGCCCGGGAGGCGGCGGGCGCCTCTGAGAGACTGGGCGCGATGAACGAGACAGCGTCCCTGAGAGCCCGTGCCGAGATCGACCTCGCCGCGCTGCGCGCCAATGTGCGCGCCCTGCGCGCGCGGGCGGCCGGGGCACACCTCATGGCCGTGGTGAAGTCCGACGGGTACGGGCACGGGGCCGTGCCCGTGGCCCGCGCCGCCCGCGAGGCCGGGGCCACCTGGCTCGGCACCGCGACCCCGCACGAGGCCCTCGCCCTGCGGGCCGCCGGTCTCGACGGCCGGATCATGTGCTGGCTCTGGACACCCGGCGGGCCCTGGCGCGAGGCGATCGAGGCGGACATCGACGTGTCGGTCAGCGCGATGTGGGCGCTGCGCGAGGTCGTCGCGGCCGCCACCTCCGCCGGCCGACCCGCCCGCGTCCAGCTCAAGGCCGACACCGGTCTCGGCCGGGGCGGCTGCCAGCCCGCCGACTGGCCGGAACTCGTCGCCGAGGCCCGCGCCGCCGAGCGCACCGGCGCCATCCGGATCACCGGCCTCTGGTCCCACTTCGCCTGCGCCGACGAGCCCGGCCACCCGGCGAACGCCGCCCAGCTCTCCGCGTTCCGGGACATGGTCGCGTACGCGGAGAAGGAGGGCGTCGAACCCGAGGTGCGCCACCTGGCCAACTCCCCGGCCACGCTCACGCTCCCCGAGGCCCACTTCGACCTCGTACGGACCGGCATCGCGATGTACGGCGTCTCACCCGCCCCCGAGCTGGGCACCCCCGCCGAGCTGGGGCTGCGCCCGGTGATGACGCTCGCCGCCGCCGTCGCCCTGGTCAAGGACGTCCCGGCCGGACACGGCGTCAGCTACGGCCACCACTACGCCACCCCCGCCGAGACCACGCTCGGCCTCATCCCCGTCGGGTACGCCGACGGCATACCGCGCCACGCCTCGGGGCGCGGGCCCGTCCTGGTCGGCGGAAAGGTCCGTACGGCGGCGGGCCGCGTCGCCATGGACCAGTTCGTCGTCGACCTCGGCGGCGACCGGCCCGAAGCGGGCGCCGAGGCCGTGCTGTTCGGGCCGGGGGACCGGGGCGAGCCGAGCGTCGAGGACTGGGCGGTGGCCGCCGGCACGATCGGGTACGAGATCGTCACCCGGATCGGCAGCCGGGTACCGAGGGTGTACGTGAACGCGACAGCCGATCCGACCGGGGGCGCACCACAGTGAGCGACAGCAGCGCGGGGGCGGCGGCGGGAGACATCGTGGCGGCCGCCGCTTCGACAGCGGCCGGGTGGCGCCGGGCGGGTGTGGCCGGGGCCGCGATAGGAGTGCTCGCCGCCGGTGCGGCGGCCGGGGTCGCCGTGGAGCGGCTCACCGTCGGGCGCGGCATGCGCAAGAAGGCCCGCCTCGCGCTGGACGCGACCGGGCCGTACGGCTCGCTGCGCGGCACGCCGGGCCGGGCCGTCGCCGACGACGGGACCGAGCTGTACTACGAGGTCGACGAGGTGGAGCCCGCACAGCCCGGGGAAGACGAGGGCCCCGGCCCCGCCACCTCCGGCAACCGCCGCCGCCGGCTCTTCGGGCGCAAGGCCCCCGCCCCCGTCACCGTCGTCTTCAGCCACGGCTACTGCCTCGGCCAGGACTCCTGGCACTTCCAGCGCGCCGCCCTGCGCGGCCTCGTCCGCGCCGTCTACTGGGACCAGCGCAGCCACGGCCGCTCCGAGCGCGGGCGCGCCCAGGCGGACGGGGTAGCCCTCGGCATCGACCAGCTCGGCCGCGACCTCAAGGCCGTCATCGACGCGGCGGCCCCCGAGGGGCGCATCGTGCTCGTCGGCCACTCCATGGGCGGTATGACGGTGATGGCGCTGGCCGACCAGTACCCGGCCCTCATCCGCGACCGGGTCGCCGCCGTGGCGTTCGTCGGCACCTCCAGCGGCAAGCTCGGCGAGGTCAACTTCGGGCTGCCGGTGGCGGGCGTGCGGGCGGTGCGCCGGGTGCTGCCGGGGGTGCTGCGGGCGCTGGGGACGCAGGCGGAGCTGGTGGAGAAGGGGCGCCGGGCCACGGCCGACCTCTTCGCCGGGCTGATCAAGCGGTACTCGTTCAGTTCGCGGGACGTGGACCCGGCCGTCGCCCGGTTCGCCGAGCGGCTGATCGAGTCGACCCCGATCGACGTGGTCGCCGAGTTCTACCCGGCCTTCACCGAGCACGACAAGAGCGGTGCGCTGCCCGCCTTCCGGGACGTGCCCGTGCTGATCCTGGCG is a genomic window of Streptomyces sp. SID8374 containing:
- a CDS encoding alpha/beta hydrolase, which gives rise to MSDSSAGAAAGDIVAAAASTAAGWRRAGVAGAAIGVLAAGAAAGVAVERLTVGRGMRKKARLALDATGPYGSLRGTPGRAVADDGTELYYEVDEVEPAQPGEDEGPGPATSGNRRRRLFGRKAPAPVTVVFSHGYCLGQDSWHFQRAALRGLVRAVYWDQRSHGRSERGRAQADGVALGIDQLGRDLKAVIDAAAPEGRIVLVGHSMGGMTVMALADQYPALIRDRVAAVAFVGTSSGKLGEVNFGLPVAGVRAVRRVLPGVLRALGTQAELVEKGRRATADLFAGLIKRYSFSSRDVDPAVARFAERLIESTPIDVVAEFYPAFTEHDKSGALPAFRDVPVLILAGEKDLVTPSSHSEAIADVLPDAELTLVPDAGHLVMLEHPETVTDRLADLLVRGGAVAAANVGEHGSTAQQPGRR